The stretch of DNA ATAGAGAGTTTCTAATCCGGATTCGATATTCTTGAACTGGAATATACGACCGATCGAAACCCCTGCCTAAACGAATAGGCCGTAGGTAGTAGGTGGATTTGCTAATGAACTGATATCAGCGAAAATCCAAAGTTTATCGATCGAAAACATTTACAATGATTTAATACGCTATGTTCTGCGCATTTCAAGAAACTCGATTCATATTCCATGCACACACCATTCATAAATCTATCATTTTGACTGTTTCGTTTCAGCAAGTAGTGATTGCTCGTATACATACACGTCAGCTGACGAATCGTCGCAGACGTCGCCAAGTAGTTTCTCGAATACGTgtgattattcaaaattatccgGTAAGTTTTGTCTCTTCGATTTAGtagttagtttattttcattttcgatgatcATTCGTGGACTTTAAAAGCGAATTAGAGTCCATGAACGTTCTTAAAAGTAGCGATCGAGTTAGCGAAAACCCACGATACACAAATCTAAACAACCTGTTTTATTCCTCACGTTTCGGCCGGAATAATTCCGCACATCTTCagggtttatttgaaattttttttcgaatttagaaattcttattttctcTGTGAAGATGGGTGGAAGGATTCCACCCGGAACGTAAGGAATAAAACAATAGCAGTTGTTTAGATTCATATTTTTGGTTTCGCCCAATGATAGTCAGAACGGTTATAatctcaactatttacaacCATGATACCCAATAGTTTCAAGTATCCGATATACGTCGAATAGTTATCATTAACTATTATTGCTGATAGGCATTAACGAGTGgttgatagtttgaatataTTCAGAATAAAACCTAACCCGAAGTTCTGTTGATTGAGGGAGGGCTATTCAGCTTTGATAGAACAGGGTTCCCTAACTTTACTGATCTAGATTAAAGAAACTTTATCTAAAATTGCGTCTGCTGACTGAATTAGTCCTGACAACGAGCACGTCAAAATGAGTTTTAATTTATAGCTAGGGGTCGAAATTGATACTTCGAAATACAACGAGCCAAACCAACCAGCGTCGAATTCAAAGTTTTAAAACAAACGACCGCTATTTTCTGTACGATAACAATATCATAATAGGTTTAGAAATGTAACGACCCTCATCGGATGCTGGCGAAACAAGATAATGATCAGTGCGCCATtctattgaaattgttttcaaacAATTCTATTTATGGTGTTTGTATATCTAACGCGAGTCGAATTATCTGTAATTATGTTTACCACATGCACAGCGACGTCATTGAAATCCATTCAAAAGCCCTTTTCAAATTGCGGCGAAATTGGTCttttttttgtatgtggcAATTTCGATAAAATGAAGTCTCCCCTCTCATTATTTATCATTGGTTTGTATATTAAgtacatatatatgaattcatATATGATGATAAAAGCTTGCACGTGATGTGGCAAAAATACTGTTATAAAATATCATGGTATTTAAGAGCGAAGATGAAAGTTCATGCGCCCTTTTCATCTAAGATCTATATTGTAATTGTCATCGGCATAATACCGTTCAAACTGCCTGGATCGGCCGATGTTGGCTCAAATTTGTTAAACTAAGAATTAAATTATACCGCGTTCAAGTTGTTTGACGACTTTCCATATGAATACTTGGAAAGAAGTCCCCGCTTTAAAGATGAAAGTTGATAATCATAATGCGCCCTCTTCACCCAAGATCAGTTTATTGCCATTATCATTGGGAAAATACtcgaatccagttccacagttgcgagttcGAGTTAACGCTGAgttatagttcattttcagtcaaATTCGAACTAAAAGCTGTGGAATTGGTTCCAGGTTAGTAGCAACCTATATGATCCTATGTTGTCACCTCAACTCTGTAGgggaaaaagattttaaaacttGAGAATTTCTGTGATATCATGttcaagttaatgaaaatttgtatatgaaatatttgaagtcAGTATCGTGCTGTTCGGGGATCGAGTTTTGAGTTAGGAATTAACTTCGAGTTAAAATCAAACCGCTTTCAATGTTCACGTAACTCTGAGTCGAACCTCAAGAACCTCCTGAGTCGAACTGTGGGTTCAGAATTCAGAATCCAAGCTACACTACTATAATGataagataatgatgataataataattgtcatAAAATAGCGCAGGCATCCAAACCAGAGTCGGTTCAAATGCgctccaaatttggtattattacccccagcctataCTATTAGACATAAATTGATTGATGATTTGGTTATGGTAAACTGTACGTGTTTTGCAGAAGAACCGATAAGCGTTTTGATCAACGGGCACAAATACGACTTCGACGCCGATCCCAACTCCTTGAATCAGCCATTCACCGGACATTTCTTCAGTTGTATCGGTGGCGGCGCTGCCGAACATCAACGACATCTCTACGAGTACGAACAGAAATTTGATCCGCGATCGATCGAGGgacaatatcatcatcattcttatcagcagcatcagcaacatcagcatcagcagcaccagcaccagcagcagcagcagcaacaacatcAGCAGCGGGCGTCGCTACCGTCGTTCACGTCGACGTATCAACCGATCTTATCTCGCGAATTCGCGCCCCGTTTCATGGACGACCGCATGGACGACCGCTGCGGCGACGCCATCTACGACGGCCTGTACGTAGACAGCGATGTGCTCCCCCTGGTGCCCGAAACCGTCAGTAAACGATGCAGACGCGGAAGCACGGGGTCGTCCAGTAAGGAGTCGATGTACGGCGACCACATTCCGACgtcgaagaaaaaaccgagcaATCGAGGCAGAAAACCGGGTCAGTGTAAGTAGTAGTTGATGATCTTAACTACGGAGTTCAATTTTGTTTCGTGAAATCCATGAAATCGGAAAAATCCGACCGGTCCAACTAATACATATTCTTCCGAATTATCAGGCAAAGGAAATCATTTGTGGGAATTCATACGAGACCTGTTGGGCAACCCGGATTTCAATCCgaaaatcatcaaatgggAGGACCTGAGCGCCGGAGTGTTCCGCATTGTGCAGTCGCAGAAGGTCGCCGAAATGTGGGgccgaaaaaagaaaaacagcaACATGAACTACGAGAAACTCAGCCGCGCTCTCAGGTGAGTTCTTCTTGAGCTTGTTCGCGTATTGCTTTATATAGCGATACTATATTCTTTCAGAAGTATCGCGTTTCTGCTTTCGGCGTGTTCCTCGCTTTAGGTTACACCGGTGGGCGACACCACCCCTGGATCTACAGCAGTTTCGCGAATCTAATCGGGCTAATTTCGAGATGAATTCGTTGAAAATGAAGAGTGTTTCGGGCAACTAATCGGAATGTGTATGTGCACGAAAATGCCAGAGAAACTTAGGATGAACGAAGAAATCCGAATGATCGTTGTTTTCTAACACATCGAAAATCTGATGAAACGTTACGCGTTGCAGATCTCAATCTTCTATCTGAAGCTAACTCCCTCAGATATTCGATGCGCATGCGTATATATGTTCATTTATGTGCTCAGGACCTCACCTCAATCATTCTAATCTATAGATTACTTAACAAACGAACTActaacaccagacattagatatTAGAAGTTTTTATCGGGTCACATTCAATCGTCCAGACTTAACATTGCAATTATGGTCAGAAGGTGAATTACCTGTTGCGCATTGATACCTGCATCGCCTCAAAAGACCAGGAAGATTTTGCAAGagagagtttttttttctttatttaatcgtctgttttgatattttgtttgttaGGTTCTCGCGTACTGCTGGCTATTTTGCTGATCTTCCAAAGAATCGAAATTTCCCTAAGAAGTTATGCTTCAAATTTGGACCAAAAGCGACATTTTAGCGCAGGAATGCATGGTAGGCAAATCTAACGCTTCAAAGCAGATAAGAAATGAATGACATTGTTCAAATTCAGTGGCAGATCTAGGCCATATGTGAGATACGACAAGTGTCCttcaaaatatgtatatatgcatAGTTATATATAGATCAAAGTAAATCCCCAAATCAGCAATGCCCAAAAGCCTCTAATATAATGCAACAAATATGACTAGACGGAATTTTCATGTTCCAAAACACGTGCTCTACGAAGGCGGATTTAGCGTCCAAGGGTTTCGGACTATCCCCCCTCTAAATTGCGAAGCCCAGCGTAAATTATTCCTAAGTGACCAGTTTTCCGATGAATAAAACCCAATTTACATTTGATATGCAATTTTAACCCTGGAAAGCCTTGAGAACGTCTTTACTTATTTCCATGCATGTAATTCACCCAAATCGTCAACATTTTGCAGCATGTGAAGTTCTTCTAAGCAAATTGACCCAGCAAACATTCATTCGTTACCTAATTTGACTAGATTGACAACTAAAGCGCTTACCTTAAATCTAGTAATTCCATCGGTCATGTTTGGTGCTTTCACAAACTCCTCTCGCGGTACTATACTCCTCTGTACTATCCCGAAAACGAACAACTTGGAGCAGGAAATCCATCTAAAAGTTCAAATATAGTAACGTCACACTTTGTCATGCTGAAGACATGTTACATCATAGTGCATTCAGTTCGATTGGTTGTTACATTGTTCCCAGAATCCACACATATTGACCACATGTATATGTACGTCATATTGGCCTAAAATGGCAGTCAATCGTGGCATTTTACTTCAGGAGGTCGCTTATTACGCTTGACGGCCATCGTGACTCCCGGTGGTGTCGCGTAGATAGGCGGGGTGGTTCCGAGGGGGTCTCGCATGAAATAAGGACCTACCAGAGCAACGATGGGGTCCTCTCTCCTACATATTTCCCGCTTTTACAACCATTGCTTGGATTACGGTTCGATTCTTACTGATATTTACTTCGCAAGTAAAACCCGTTATAAAGATACAGTTAAACACGGTTAAGTCGTCGTATATAGATATCGATGACTTACACCACGGAGTCCATGCTACACTTGATGTATTGGatatagaaatacaaattgggactTAAAATAGAGACGACCTGAGTCTTCGGTAATATCTCATCAGTTGACGACTTAACCGACTTTTACTGAGGGCCTTTACACGTGTATATTAGACGTTTCTATGTTTTATTGCAGGTACTATTATGACCGGGATGTTTTGAGACGGGTCGGCGGAAAGAGATTGGTTTTTCAGTTCGGCGATAAGGCACGCGACTGGCGACCGGCCATCTCCCCATCCGGCGGGCACGAAGTCGAATCTTATTTTCACTACAGACCTATCCATCCTGTCTAAATATGCGCGATATTCAAGAAAGAAATTTGCTTCTCGGAGGAGCATGGCTTCGAAATGTATACATAATAAGAGGACGATATTAGGAAGAAGAGGCGTCTTTTCTTTCCTCGTTATTATCTCGCGTTCCTCGTAAAATGTAATGGATACAGTGAAAAAGAACAGATACGTCGAGGCCGAAGCGATAAAGATGCATTTATTCTGTATAAAACACGTACGAATATACTagaaaagatttatttttgtatcgGAACTGAAGTTCACGAATTAACGCTTCACGTAATTGTAGGGCATTATAGCGTATAGGTACTTCACTCATAAAAGGATCTGcttttaacatatttttgtATAGTTTACTACGGTCtattttgatatatcataAGTATAATTGGTATCAAAGGTGCTTCTTGTGTAAGCTCGAT from Tubulanus polymorphus chromosome 11, tnTubPoly1.2, whole genome shotgun sequence encodes:
- the LOC141912774 gene encoding uncharacterized protein LOC141912774 isoform X1 — its product is MKAESQSPKISREAETDLVDDSEDLNDERCCTEDNPKSIAEWDARTGYEEIVGSTCDAISDESSYPVADSETSIRSLRKINNNNNNDEDDENSYYYQKQLLQEHEKTYITLESRKIKQEIVSDDYSHASPESGFDPNNFQPDLWTDSQVIGFLYHVGKQMGWNMKGFLGENFQGVSGLQLFQMTEVEMISREPRYGALMYKFISDFFKGKSSSDCSYTYTSADESSQTSPSSFSNTCDYSKLSEEPISVLINGHKYDFDADPNSLNQPFTGHFFSCIGGGAAEHQRHLYEYEQKFDPRSIEGQYHHHSYQQHQQHQHQQHQHQQQQQQQHQQRASLPSFTSTYQPILSREFAPRFMDDRMDDRCGDAIYDGLYVDSDVLPLVPETVSKRCRRGSTGSSSKESMYGDHIPTSKKKPSNRGRKPGQCKGNHLWEFIRDLLGNPDFNPKIIKWEDLSAGVFRIVQSQKVAEMWGRKKKNSNMNYEKLSRALRYYYDRDVLRRVGGKRLVFQFGDKARDWRPAISPSGGHEVESYFHYRPIHPV
- the LOC141912774 gene encoding uncharacterized protein LOC141912774 isoform X2 → MKAESQSPKISREAETDLVDDSEDLNDERCCTEDNPKSIAEWDARTGYEEIVGSTCDAISDESSYPVADSETSIRSLRKINNNNNNDEDDENSYYYQKQLLQEHEKTYITLESRKIKQEIVSDDYSHASPESGFDPNNFQPDLWTDSQVIGFLYHVGKQMGWNMKGFLGENFQGVSGLQLFQMTEVEMISREPRYGALMYKFISDFFKGKSSSDCSYTYTSADESSQTSPSSFSNTCDYSKLSEEPISVLINGHKYDFDADPNSLNQPFTGHFFSCIGGGAAEHQRHLYEYEQKFDPRSIEGQYHHHSYQQHQQHQHQQHQHQQQQQQQHQQRASLPSFTSTYQPILSREFAPRFMDDRMDDRCGDAIYDGLYVDSDVLPLVPETVSKRCRRGSTGSSSKESMYGDHIPTSKKKPSNRGRKPGKGNHLWEFIRDLLGNPDFNPKIIKWEDLSAGVFRIVQSQKVAEMWGRKKKNSNMNYEKLSRALRYYYDRDVLRRVGGKRLVFQFGDKARDWRPAISPSGGHEVESYFHYRPIHPV
- the LOC141912774 gene encoding uncharacterized protein LOC141912774 isoform X3 → MEVFASGPYHHHHPPELIWSPSVAAEVDYNLHQAEWDARTGYEEIVGSTCDAISDESSYPVADSETSIRSLRKINNNNNNDEDDENSYYYQKQLLQEHEKTYITLESRKIKQEIVSDDYSHASPESGFDPNNFQPDLWTDSQVIGFLYHVGKQMGWNMKGFLGENFQGVSGLQLFQMTEVEMISREPRYGALMYKFISDFFKGKSSSDCSYTYTSADESSQTSPSSFSNTCDYSKLSEEPISVLINGHKYDFDADPNSLNQPFTGHFFSCIGGGAAEHQRHLYEYEQKFDPRSIEGQYHHHSYQQHQQHQHQQHQHQQQQQQQHQQRASLPSFTSTYQPILSREFAPRFMDDRMDDRCGDAIYDGLYVDSDVLPLVPETVSKRCRRGSTGSSSKESMYGDHIPTSKKKPSNRGRKPGQCKGNHLWEFIRDLLGNPDFNPKIIKWEDLSAGVFRIVQSQKVAEMWGRKKKNSNMNYEKLSRALRYYYDRDVLRRVGGKRLVFQFGDKARDWRPAISPSGGHEVESYFHYRPIHPV
- the LOC141912774 gene encoding uncharacterized protein LOC141912774 isoform X4 — protein: MKAESQSPKISREAETDLVDDSEDLNDERCCTEDNPKSIAEWDARTGYEEIVGSTCDAISDESSYPVADSETSIRSLRKINNNNNNDEDDENSYYYQKQLLQEHEKTYITLESRKIKQEIVSDDYSHASPESGFDPNNFQPDLWTDSQVIGFLYHVGKQMGWNMKGFLGENFQGVSGLQLFQMTEVEMISREPRYGALMYKFISDFFKGKSSSDCSYTYTSADESSQTSPSSFSNTCDYSKLSEEPISVLINGHKYDFDADPNSLNQPFTGHFFSCIGGGAAEHQRHLYEYEQKFDPRSIEGQYHHHSYQQHQQHQHQQHQHQQQQQQQHQQRASLPSFTSTYQPILSREFAPRFMDDRMDDRCGDAIYDGLYVDSDVLPLVPETVSKRCRRGSTGSSSKESMYGDHIPTSKKKPSNRGRKPGQCKGNHLWEFIRDLLGNPDFNPKIIKWEDLSAGVFRIVQSQKVAEMWGRKKKNSNMNYEKLSRALRFSRTAGYFADLPKNRNFPKKLCFKFGPKATF